In one Bradyrhizobium cosmicum genomic region, the following are encoded:
- a CDS encoding carbohydrate ABC transporter permease has protein sequence MSVTTLSSPALAHRQPSWLIRLFDYKPFLIVMCLAPAIGLLAVFLTYPLGLGIWLAFTDTTIGRRGVFVGFENFQYLLTDPLWWNAVFYSVIYTGIATFGKFALGFWLALLLNNHFPFKSLLRAIILLPWIVPTVLSALAFWWIYDPQFSIISYLLVDVLHWRTSNVDFLGSPWPARFSLIAANIWRGIPFVAISLLAGLQTISPSLYEAAMLDGASAWQRFRYITFPMMMPILAIVMTFSIIFTFTDFQLVYAITRGGPVNSTHLLATLAFQRGIAGGELGEGAAIAVSMIPFLVFATLFSYFGLARRKWQQGESND, from the coding sequence ATGTCCGTGACCACCCTCTCTTCTCCTGCGCTGGCGCACCGGCAGCCGTCCTGGCTGATCCGGCTGTTCGACTACAAGCCGTTCCTGATCGTGATGTGCCTCGCGCCTGCGATCGGACTGCTCGCGGTGTTCCTGACCTATCCGCTCGGCCTAGGCATCTGGCTCGCCTTCACCGACACCACGATCGGGCGCCGCGGCGTCTTCGTCGGCTTCGAGAATTTCCAGTATCTGCTCACCGATCCCTTGTGGTGGAACGCGGTGTTCTACAGCGTGATCTATACGGGGATCGCGACCTTCGGGAAGTTCGCGCTCGGATTCTGGCTTGCGCTGCTGCTCAACAACCATTTTCCGTTCAAGAGCCTGCTGCGCGCGATCATCCTGCTGCCCTGGATCGTGCCGACGGTGCTCTCGGCACTGGCGTTCTGGTGGATCTACGATCCGCAGTTCTCGATCATCTCCTACCTTCTGGTCGACGTGCTGCACTGGCGGACGAGCAATGTCGACTTCCTCGGCTCGCCCTGGCCGGCGCGCTTCTCGCTGATCGCCGCCAATATCTGGCGCGGCATTCCGTTCGTCGCGATCTCGCTGCTGGCGGGCCTGCAGACCATCTCGCCCTCGCTCTACGAGGCCGCGATGCTCGACGGCGCCAGCGCCTGGCAGCGCTTCCGCTACATCACGTTCCCGATGATGATGCCGATCCTCGCCATCGTCATGACGTTCTCGATCATCTTCACCTTCACCGACTTTCAGCTGGTCTACGCCATCACACGCGGCGGACCGGTCAATTCGACCCACCTGCTGGCCACCCTCGCCTTCCAGCGCGGCATTGCCGGCGGCGAGCTCGGCGAAGGCGCCGCGATCGCAGTGTCGATGATCCCGTTCCTGGTGTTCGCGACGCTGTTCTCGTACTTCGGCCTGGCGCGCCGCAAATGGCAGCAGGGAGAAAGCAATGACTGA
- a CDS encoding energy transducer TonB family protein has translation MPVEKPTPVKPKVVRREAKKPSEATPAPRTSAPPLAESEAPMASAMSAGAAASVIASYNQRVRAHLMRFHQYPSGGGGARGVARLSFTLSRSGQVTSSRIGGSSGVAAFDAQAMSMIRQASPFPPIPEGIKNGAMSFSIPVEFTVR, from the coding sequence GTGCCGGTCGAAAAGCCGACACCGGTGAAGCCGAAGGTGGTTCGCCGAGAGGCCAAAAAACCGTCGGAGGCGACGCCCGCGCCGCGCACCAGCGCGCCGCCGCTCGCCGAGAGCGAGGCGCCGATGGCGTCAGCCATGAGCGCCGGCGCGGCGGCGTCCGTGATCGCGTCATACAATCAACGCGTCCGCGCCCATCTGATGCGTTTTCACCAGTACCCGTCCGGGGGCGGCGGCGCGCGCGGCGTTGCGAGGCTGAGCTTCACGCTCAGCCGCAGCGGTCAGGTCACATCCAGCCGCATCGGTGGCTCCTCCGGCGTCGCCGCCTTCGACGCCCAGGCCATGTCGATGATCCGCCAGGCCTCACCGTTTCCGCCAATCCCGGAAGGAATCAAGAACGGCGCGATGAGCTTTTCGATCCCGGTGGAGTTTACGGTGCGGTAG
- a CDS encoding C-terminal binding protein — MPKYRVVTPKGASFTVAGSDYSYEREALDPIDAEIIEAPASEAEFIAAARTADAIYAKGIPITKSIIDALDNCKVITLGSVGVDSVDVKAATARGIPVTNIPDTFIEEVADHAMMLLLAGFRRLVEQDRMARDGRWAEGRPALLKIPRLMGQTLGFISFGRVARAVAKRAAPFGLRMMAYDPFIQETLMWDHGVIPATLNEVLSQSDFVSMHAPARPEVHHMLTEKHFRQMKKGSVFINTGRGATVDEESLVKALQEGWIAHAALDVLEKEPPSHNNPILGMENVTLTAHVASASARFDEARKRRVGYELSLVLQGMWPVSCVNPSVLQSTALRRWQPVSMDRGPNS; from the coding sequence ATGCCGAAATACAGGGTGGTGACGCCGAAGGGCGCGAGCTTCACGGTCGCGGGCAGCGACTATTCCTATGAGCGCGAAGCGCTCGATCCGATCGATGCCGAGATCATCGAGGCCCCCGCGAGCGAGGCCGAATTCATCGCCGCCGCCAGGACCGCCGACGCCATCTACGCCAAGGGCATCCCCATCACCAAGTCGATCATCGACGCGCTGGACAATTGCAAGGTCATCACGCTCGGCTCTGTCGGCGTCGACAGCGTCGACGTGAAGGCCGCGACCGCCCGCGGCATTCCCGTCACCAACATCCCCGACACCTTCATCGAGGAGGTCGCCGACCATGCCATGATGCTGCTGCTGGCCGGCTTCCGCCGCCTGGTCGAGCAGGACCGCATGGCGCGCGACGGGCGCTGGGCCGAAGGCCGGCCGGCGCTGCTGAAGATCCCGCGGCTGATGGGTCAGACGCTCGGCTTCATCTCGTTCGGCCGCGTGGCGCGTGCAGTTGCGAAGCGCGCCGCACCCTTCGGCCTGCGCATGATGGCCTATGATCCCTTCATTCAGGAAACGCTGATGTGGGACCACGGCGTGATCCCGGCGACGTTGAACGAGGTGCTGTCGCAATCGGATTTCGTCTCGATGCACGCCCCTGCCCGGCCCGAAGTGCATCACATGCTGACCGAGAAGCACTTTAGGCAGATGAAGAAGGGCTCGGTGTTCATCAACACCGGCCGCGGCGCCACCGTGGACGAGGAAAGCCTGGTCAAGGCGCTGCAGGAAGGCTGGATCGCGCACGCCGCCCTCGACGTGCTGGAGAAGGAGCCGCCCTCGCACAACAATCCCATCCTCGGCATGGAGAACGTGACCCTGACCGCCCATGTCGCCTCGGCCTCGGCACGGTTCGACGAGGCGCGCAAGCGCCGGGTGGGCTACGAATTGTCACTGGTGCTGCAGGGCATGTGGCCGGTAAGCTGCGTCAATCCGTCGGTGCTGCAGAGCACCGCGCTCCGCCGCTGGCAGCCCGTCAGCATGGACCGCGGGCCGAACAGCTGA
- a CDS encoding esterase-like activity of phytase family protein has product MRATFLASVATIILTASTALAQTEGEFPAKLAGHVVMPAATFIDAPADAPADLKTSGKYTTGKRVDALGTVMGKSYERPTGVSLPFKGQPLQGHSGIKHMPDGSYWVITDNGMGARANSPDSMLYLNRYKMDWAGGKIERQETIFLHDPDKKVPFRIVHEDTAKRYLTGSDFDTEGFQIIGDVFWIGDEFGPYILKADKTGKILGVFETVADGKPVRSPDNWAVGTPGAPGATYTNVNLRRSKGYEGFASSKDGKFLYGLLEGPLWDADKKDWEKVDGKEASRILEFDVAAEKFTGRYWQYVFEQNGNAIGDFNMIDPTSGLIIERDNGEGTADKACRQGQRGENCFPDLAKFKRVYKIELTDANVGKPVRKIGYIDLMKIRDPDKKARKPLNDGVYTFPFFTIENVDRVDETHIIVGNDNNLPFSSSRDPNKADDDEFMLLEVADFLKAK; this is encoded by the coding sequence ATGCGCGCGACTTTTCTCGCTTCCGTCGCAACGATCATTCTCACCGCGAGCACGGCGCTTGCGCAGACCGAGGGCGAATTCCCGGCCAAGCTCGCCGGCCACGTGGTGATGCCGGCCGCGACCTTCATCGACGCACCGGCCGACGCCCCCGCCGATCTCAAGACCTCCGGCAAATACACCACCGGCAAGCGCGTCGACGCGCTCGGCACCGTGATGGGCAAGTCGTATGAGCGCCCGACCGGCGTGTCGCTGCCGTTCAAGGGACAGCCGCTGCAGGGCCATTCCGGCATCAAGCACATGCCCGACGGCAGCTACTGGGTGATCACCGACAACGGCATGGGCGCGCGCGCCAACTCGCCGGATTCGATGCTGTATCTCAACCGCTACAAAATGGATTGGGCGGGCGGCAAGATCGAGCGCCAGGAGACCATCTTCCTGCACGATCCCGACAAGAAGGTGCCGTTCCGCATCGTCCACGAGGACACGGCGAAGCGCTACCTCACCGGCTCCGACTTCGACACCGAAGGTTTCCAGATCATCGGCGACGTCTTCTGGATCGGCGACGAGTTCGGCCCCTATATCCTGAAGGCCGACAAGACCGGCAAGATCCTCGGCGTGTTCGAGACGGTCGCGGACGGCAAGCCGGTGCGCTCGCCCGATAATTGGGCGGTCGGGACCCCGGGCGCACCTGGCGCGACCTACACCAACGTCAACCTCCGCCGCTCCAAGGGCTATGAGGGCTTCGCATCGTCGAAGGACGGCAAGTTCCTCTACGGCCTGCTCGAGGGCCCGCTGTGGGACGCCGACAAGAAGGATTGGGAGAAGGTCGACGGCAAGGAAGCCTCCCGCATCCTCGAATTCGACGTCGCCGCCGAGAAGTTTACCGGCCGGTACTGGCAGTATGTGTTCGAGCAGAACGGCAACGCCATCGGCGACTTCAACATGATCGACCCGACAAGCGGCCTGATCATCGAGCGCGACAACGGCGAAGGTACCGCCGACAAGGCCTGCCGGCAGGGCCAGCGGGGCGAGAACTGCTTCCCTGATCTCGCCAAGTTCAAGCGCGTCTACAAGATCGAGCTCACCGACGCCAATGTCGGCAAGCCCGTGCGCAAGATCGGCTATATCGACCTGATGAAGATCAGGGATCCCGACAAGAAGGCGCGTAAGCCCCTCAATGACGGCGTCTACACTTTCCCGTTCTTCACCATTGAGAACGTCGACCGCGTCGACGAGACCCACATCATCGTCGGCAACGACAACAATTTGCCGTTCTCGTCCAGCCGCGATCCCAACAAGGCTGACGACGACGAGTTCATGCTGCTGGAGGTCGCGGACTTCCTGAAGGCGAAATAG
- a CDS encoding methyl-accepting chemotaxis protein: MKLSNLKIASKLGILVGVTLFGLCISGVLAGYLMKREMVNARIDQAKSIVDMGRNYALALKKRVDAGEMTKDAALADLRRYGNAMTYDNGSGYLFGTSYDGITQLAPDPKQIGSNRMDVLTNGRKLSVELMDGVKANGSVLLYYEYAKPGQAALIRKIGYAVAVPGFDMYLGTGAYLDDIDAKMGPVYWLLGLAMFGIVIVAGSVAWLIGRGISRPLALLGTRMKELADGKLEGEIPGVGRGDEVGAMASTVQIFKDNAVRIRDLEQTEAAAKDRAAAERRSAMEEIANDFERSVNGIVRSVSSAAAGMQSTAQSMTATASDASSRAATVGAASQKASGNVGTVAAAAEELSSSVTEISRQVTRSTEVASRAVNDAERTNATVQELSTGAEKIGEVVKLIHSIAAQTNLLALNATIEAARAGESGRGFAVVASEVKALANQTAKATEEISAQVAAMQTSTSDAVAAIAGITQTIAEMSEITAGISSSIEQQGEATREIARNIQSVAAGSNEINANIGSVTSAAEATGTAATDVLTNARELDSQSGALRSAVDGFLAKVRAA; this comes from the coding sequence GTGAAATTGAGCAATCTGAAGATCGCCTCCAAGCTCGGCATCCTTGTCGGCGTCACGCTGTTCGGCCTCTGCATCTCCGGTGTTCTCGCCGGCTATCTGATGAAGCGCGAGATGGTGAATGCGCGCATCGACCAGGCCAAATCGATCGTCGACATGGGCCGCAATTATGCCCTCGCCCTCAAGAAGCGGGTCGACGCCGGCGAGATGACAAAGGACGCGGCGCTGGCCGACCTTCGCCGCTACGGCAATGCGATGACCTATGACAACGGCTCGGGCTATCTGTTCGGCACGTCCTATGACGGCATCACCCAGCTCGCGCCCGATCCGAAGCAGATCGGCTCCAACCGCATGGACGTTCTGACCAACGGCCGCAAGCTGTCCGTCGAGCTGATGGACGGCGTAAAGGCTAACGGCTCGGTCCTACTGTATTATGAATATGCCAAGCCGGGCCAGGCGGCGCTGATCCGCAAGATCGGCTATGCCGTCGCCGTTCCCGGTTTCGACATGTATCTCGGCACCGGCGCCTATCTCGACGACATCGACGCCAAGATGGGTCCGGTCTACTGGCTGCTTGGCCTCGCCATGTTCGGCATCGTCATCGTCGCCGGCAGCGTTGCCTGGCTGATCGGCCGCGGCATCAGCCGTCCGCTCGCGCTGCTCGGCACCCGCATGAAGGAGCTCGCCGACGGCAAGCTCGAAGGCGAGATCCCCGGTGTCGGCCGCGGCGACGAGGTCGGCGCGATGGCTTCGACCGTCCAGATCTTCAAGGACAACGCGGTCCGCATCCGGGACCTCGAACAGACCGAGGCGGCAGCCAAGGACCGCGCCGCGGCCGAACGTCGCAGTGCGATGGAGGAGATCGCCAACGACTTCGAACGCAGCGTCAACGGCATCGTCCGCTCGGTCTCCTCGGCCGCCGCCGGCATGCAGAGCACGGCGCAGTCGATGACCGCGACCGCCAGCGACGCGTCCTCTCGCGCCGCCACGGTCGGCGCGGCCTCCCAAAAAGCCTCCGGCAACGTCGGCACGGTTGCCGCCGCCGCCGAGGAGCTGTCGAGCTCGGTGACGGAAATCTCCCGTCAGGTCACGCGCTCGACCGAAGTGGCGAGCCGGGCCGTCAACGACGCCGAGCGTACCAACGCCACGGTGCAGGAACTCTCCACCGGAGCCGAGAAGATCGGCGAGGTCGTCAAGTTGATTCATTCGATCGCGGCGCAGACCAATCTGCTCGCGCTCAACGCCACCATCGAGGCCGCGCGTGCCGGTGAATCCGGCCGAGGCTTCGCCGTCGTCGCCTCCGAGGTCAAGGCGCTCGCGAACCAGACCGCGAAGGCGACCGAGGAGATATCCGCCCAGGTCGCGGCGATGCAGACCTCGACCAGCGACGCCGTCGCGGCCATCGCCGGCATCACCCAGACCATCGCCGAGATGAGTGAGATCACCGCCGGCATCTCCTCGTCGATCGAGCAGCAGGGCGAGGCGACCCGCGAGATCGCTCGCAACATCCAGTCGGTTGCGGCCGGTTCGAACGAGATCAACGCCAATATCGGCAGCGTTACCTCGGCCGCGGAAGCGACCGGCACGGCGGCAACCGACGTGCTCACCAACGCGCGCGAGCTGGACAGCCAGTCCGGCGCGCTGCGCAGCGCGGTGGACGGCTTCCTCGCCAAGGTGCGCGCGGCTTAA
- a CDS encoding MBL fold metallo-hydrolase: protein MRSPKLPSLSRRGFCLCCVGAAASAATSGWLTPRQAYAEARGIVSLIKDSAATSPITTYKLRGNISVLEGSGGNIAVLTGSDGKLLIDAGIRVSRPQLTKALADLGADPVTHLVNTHWHFDHADGNEWLHSAGAKIIAQENTRKHLLHVERVEDWDYNFLPLGAGGIPSDVFASSHTLKLNGTSIGLKYFGPAHTDSDISVTFADANVVHVADMFWNGIYPFIDYSTGGSIDGMINACDANLAAMDKDTIVIAGHGKPVGNKAEFQAFRDMLVGIRDNVARLKKQGRTRDETVAAKPTAAFDAIWGQFVIDPGFFTRLVYQGV, encoded by the coding sequence ATGCGTTCGCCAAAGCTCCCCTCGTTATCCCGTCGCGGTTTCTGCCTGTGTTGCGTCGGCGCCGCTGCGTCCGCCGCCACTTCGGGATGGCTTACCCCGAGGCAAGCCTACGCCGAAGCGCGAGGCATCGTCAGCCTGATCAAGGACAGCGCGGCGACGTCGCCCATCACGACGTACAAGCTGCGCGGCAATATCAGCGTGCTCGAAGGCTCTGGAGGCAATATCGCCGTTCTCACCGGCTCTGACGGCAAGCTGCTGATCGATGCGGGCATCCGCGTCTCGCGTCCCCAGCTCACCAAGGCGCTGGCCGATCTGGGCGCCGATCCCGTCACCCATCTCGTCAACACCCACTGGCATTTCGACCACGCCGACGGCAACGAATGGCTGCATTCAGCCGGCGCCAAGATCATCGCGCAGGAAAACACCCGCAAGCACCTCCTCCACGTCGAGCGCGTCGAGGACTGGGACTACAATTTCCTTCCGCTCGGCGCGGGCGGCATCCCGAGTGACGTCTTTGCCAGCAGCCACACGCTCAAGCTCAACGGAACCTCGATCGGCCTGAAATATTTCGGACCTGCCCACACCGACAGCGACATCTCCGTCACCTTCGCGGACGCCAACGTCGTTCACGTCGCCGACATGTTCTGGAACGGCATCTATCCGTTCATCGACTATTCGACCGGCGGCAGCATCGACGGGATGATCAACGCATGCGACGCCAATCTCGCGGCGATGGACAAGGACACGATCGTCATCGCCGGGCATGGCAAGCCGGTCGGTAACAAAGCGGAGTTCCAGGCGTTTCGCGACATGCTCGTCGGAATCCGCGACAACGTCGCCCGGCTCAAGAAGCAGGGGCGAACGCGGGACGAAACCGTTGCGGCGAAGCCGACAGCGGCGTTCGACGCGATATGGGGGCAGTTCGTGATCGATCCCGGCTTCTTCACCCGGCTGGTCTACCAGGGCGTTTGA
- a CDS encoding alpha/beta fold hydrolase → MKIAETTRAPALLDRRRLVLGLSGAAVAVASTAASAKPERDEQTAGSAYPVTYHRTATVDGINIFYREAGPKDAPVVLLLHGFPTSSHMFRNLIPALADKYHVIAPDYPGYGQSEMPSRATFKYTFDRFGELVGGLIDQLGVKRYAMYVMDYGAPVGWRLALKNPERITGLIVQNGNAYDEGLKEFWDPIKKYWADGSDASRQALMKLVTLETTKFQYTDGMSDVSRISPDNWVQDQALLDRPGNSEIQMDMFYDYRTNLPLYPAVQAYFRKHQPPTLIVWGKNDFIFPADGAHPYKRDLPQVEFHLVNSGHFLLEDRFDEVTPLIRDFLARKIA, encoded by the coding sequence ATGAAAATCGCAGAGACCACACGCGCGCCCGCGCTGCTCGATCGACGCCGTCTCGTTCTGGGGTTGTCCGGAGCAGCTGTCGCAGTTGCTTCGACGGCAGCATCCGCGAAGCCGGAGCGTGACGAGCAGACCGCCGGCAGCGCCTATCCGGTCACCTACCATCGAACCGCGACCGTCGATGGCATCAATATCTTCTACCGCGAAGCCGGACCGAAGGATGCACCGGTGGTCCTGCTGCTGCACGGCTTCCCGACCTCCTCGCACATGTTCCGCAACCTGATCCCGGCACTAGCCGACAAGTACCACGTAATCGCTCCCGACTATCCCGGCTACGGCCAGAGCGAGATGCCGTCGCGCGCGACCTTCAAGTACACGTTCGACCGCTTCGGTGAACTGGTCGGCGGCCTGATCGACCAGCTCGGCGTGAAGCGCTATGCGATGTATGTGATGGATTACGGCGCGCCCGTCGGATGGCGGCTGGCGCTCAAGAATCCCGAGCGCATCACCGGGCTGATCGTGCAGAACGGCAATGCCTATGACGAGGGGCTGAAGGAGTTCTGGGATCCGATCAAGAAATACTGGGCCGACGGGTCTGACGCGAGCCGACAGGCATTGATGAAGCTGGTCACGCTGGAGACGACCAAATTCCAGTACACCGACGGCATGTCCGACGTGAGCCGCATCTCACCCGACAACTGGGTGCAGGATCAGGCGTTGCTCGATCGTCCGGGCAACAGCGAGATCCAGATGGACATGTTCTACGATTACCGGACCAATCTGCCGCTGTATCCCGCGGTGCAGGCCTATTTCCGTAAACACCAGCCGCCGACATTGATCGTCTGGGGCAAGAATGATTTCATCTTCCCTGCCGACGGCGCCCATCCCTACAAGCGCGACCTGCCGCAGGTGGAGTTTCACCTGGTCAACTCAGGCCATTTCCTGCTCGAGGACAGGTTCGACGAGGTCACTCCCCTGATCCGCGACTTCCTCGCTCGCAAGATTGCCTGA
- a CDS encoding ABC transporter substrate-binding protein: protein MRNDITRRDALALGLSAAAIAATGAPANAQSAIKAADVPAPKLAIEKGATLRMLRPVRFVQADEDVFRANAAKFTKETGVEIKVDFVGWEDINQQTAVTSNSGAGPDIIIGFSDAPHIYVDKLVELTDVADYLGKKYGGWQNLAKAYGKKAKSDTWIGLPFGATAGPLIYRKSVLKSVGFDKAPEDPAGFLDLCKKLQKAGKPAGFALGNAVGDGNGFADWMMWSHNSSLLDEEGNVTINSKETIAALNYVKELYPTFIAGTPSWNDVSNNRAYSSQEIGLTANGVSLYFSLKNDPALAAIAEDSEHQLLPKFFAPISPMSGLTLNAMVFKHSQYPNAAKAFLLFMLEKDQYEPWLNANSGYWSQSLAAYADSAVWKGDPKVAIFKDTMNSTYYAGYKGPISTATGAVRADYVTVQMFASVATGAATPEAAAAEAEQRCKRYFRRQNR from the coding sequence ATGAGGAACGACATCACACGTCGTGATGCCTTGGCGCTGGGCCTGTCCGCTGCCGCGATCGCGGCAACCGGTGCTCCGGCCAACGCCCAATCCGCGATCAAGGCGGCGGACGTCCCCGCCCCGAAACTGGCGATCGAGAAGGGCGCGACCCTGCGCATGCTTCGGCCGGTCCGCTTCGTCCAGGCCGACGAAGACGTGTTCCGCGCCAATGCAGCCAAATTCACCAAGGAGACCGGGGTCGAGATCAAGGTCGATTTCGTCGGCTGGGAAGACATCAACCAGCAGACCGCGGTGACCTCGAATTCCGGCGCCGGTCCCGACATCATCATCGGCTTCTCCGATGCGCCGCACATCTATGTCGACAAGCTGGTCGAACTCACAGACGTCGCCGACTATCTCGGCAAGAAGTATGGCGGCTGGCAGAACCTCGCCAAGGCCTACGGCAAGAAGGCCAAGAGCGATACCTGGATCGGGCTTCCGTTCGGCGCCACCGCCGGTCCCCTGATCTATCGCAAGTCAGTTCTCAAATCCGTCGGCTTCGACAAGGCGCCGGAAGACCCGGCCGGGTTCCTCGATCTCTGCAAGAAGCTGCAGAAGGCCGGCAAGCCCGCCGGCTTCGCGCTGGGCAATGCGGTAGGCGACGGCAACGGCTTTGCGGACTGGATGATGTGGTCGCACAACTCCTCGCTGCTGGACGAGGAAGGCAACGTCACCATCAACAGCAAGGAAACCATCGCGGCGCTGAATTATGTCAAGGAGCTCTATCCGACCTTCATCGCCGGTACGCCATCCTGGAACGACGTCAGCAACAACCGCGCCTACTCCTCACAGGAAATCGGGCTCACCGCCAACGGCGTCTCGCTGTATTTCTCGCTCAAGAACGACCCGGCGCTGGCCGCAATTGCCGAAGATTCCGAACATCAGCTGTTGCCGAAGTTCTTCGCGCCGATTTCGCCAATGTCGGGGCTGACGCTGAACGCCATGGTGTTCAAGCACAGCCAGTATCCGAATGCAGCAAAGGCCTTCCTGCTGTTCATGCTGGAGAAGGATCAGTACGAGCCGTGGCTCAATGCCAACAGCGGCTACTGGTCACAGTCGCTCGCAGCCTATGCCGATTCGGCGGTGTGGAAGGGCGATCCCAAGGTTGCGATCTTCAAGGACACGATGAACAGCACCTATTACGCCGGCTACAAGGGTCCGATTTCGACGGCCACGGGCGCGGTTCGCGCGGACTATGTGACGGTGCAGATGTTCGCCTCGGTCGCGACCGGCGCGGCGACGCCGGAAGCCGCGGCCGCCGAGGCGGAGCAGCGCTGCAAGCGGTACTTCCGCAGGCAGAACCGGTAG
- the exbD gene encoding TonB system transport protein ExbD, producing the protein MAAKLGAGSGSPLKRGVPDDLDVTHEINVTPFIDVMLVLLIIFMVAAPLATVDIGVELPATAAEPAPRPDKPVFVTVKPDLSVAVGEEVVGRDALGTSLNAATRGRKDERIYLRADKALSYGDLMEVMNALRNAGYLKVALVGLDGRS; encoded by the coding sequence ATGGCCGCGAAGCTCGGCGCAGGTTCGGGATCGCCGCTGAAGCGCGGCGTCCCTGATGATCTCGACGTCACCCATGAGATCAACGTCACGCCGTTCATCGACGTGATGCTGGTGCTGCTGATCATCTTCATGGTGGCCGCCCCGCTCGCCACCGTCGACATCGGCGTCGAGCTGCCCGCGACCGCCGCCGAGCCGGCGCCGCGCCCGGACAAGCCGGTGTTCGTCACCGTGAAACCGGATCTTTCGGTTGCCGTCGGCGAGGAAGTCGTTGGCCGCGATGCGCTCGGCACCTCACTCAACGCCGCCACCAGGGGCCGCAAGGACGAGCGCATCTATCTGCGCGCCGACAAGGCCCTCTCCTATGGCGACCTGATGGAGGTGATGAACGCCTTGCGTAATGCCGGCTACCTGAAGGTCGCTCTGGTCGGCCTTGACGGGCGCAGCTGA
- a CDS encoding DUF6130 family protein has translation MNVALDVMAVLAASTLFASAAIAQSARDIRGPSPLVAIENQAPARLIVDPPMAEQLAHGLVFIQYATENLRVVPVFGKGALDVSPRIGHLHITVDDAPWHFVDASGETVIVVGLPPGPHKVLFELADPTHRVIDSKTVSFEIPVPASTAPRK, from the coding sequence ATGAATGTCGCCCTCGACGTCATGGCCGTTCTGGCGGCCTCCACGCTGTTTGCATCGGCGGCCATCGCCCAGAGCGCCCGCGACATACGCGGGCCCTCTCCATTGGTTGCAATCGAGAATCAGGCGCCCGCCCGCCTGATCGTGGATCCGCCGATGGCCGAACAACTGGCGCACGGGCTCGTCTTCATCCAGTACGCCACGGAGAATCTCCGCGTCGTGCCGGTGTTCGGCAAGGGCGCGCTCGACGTGTCGCCGCGTATCGGCCATCTCCATATCACGGTCGACGATGCACCCTGGCATTTTGTCGACGCCAGTGGCGAGACCGTGATCGTGGTCGGTCTGCCCCCGGGGCCGCACAAGGTTCTGTTCGAGTTGGCCGATCCCACGCACCGCGTGATCGACAGCAAGACCGTCAGCTTCGAGATACCGGTGCCTGCGTCGACTGCGCCAAGAAAATAA
- a CDS encoding carbohydrate ABC transporter permease has product MTDTVAQPSVADAKAAPDTMAWDSGLRRLMMIYLPLGCFVLILLFPFYWMAITSFKPNAELLNYKEHNPFWITSPTLAHIKHLLFNTAYPRWLWTTMLVAIGSTTLSLIASTLAAYAIERLRFRGSPYVGLGIYLAYLVPPSILFIPLATVVVQFGLFDSPMALILVYPTFLVPFCTWLLIGYFKSIPYELEECALVDGATRLQILRRITLPLAVPGLISAGIFSFTLSWNEFIYALAFIQSGANKTVPVAILTELVTGDVYQWGALMAGSLLGSLPVAVFYSLFVDYYVSSLTGAVKE; this is encoded by the coding sequence ATGACTGACACCGTCGCGCAACCATCCGTCGCCGACGCCAAGGCCGCCCCCGACACCATGGCCTGGGATTCCGGGCTGCGGCGGCTGATGATGATCTACCTGCCGCTCGGCTGCTTCGTGCTGATCCTGCTGTTTCCGTTCTACTGGATGGCAATCACCTCGTTCAAGCCGAACGCGGAGCTGCTGAACTACAAGGAGCACAATCCGTTCTGGATCACCTCGCCGACGCTGGCGCACATCAAGCACCTGCTGTTCAACACCGCCTATCCGCGCTGGCTGTGGACGACCATGCTGGTCGCGATCGGCTCGACCACGCTGTCGCTGATCGCGAGCACGCTGGCTGCCTACGCGATCGAGCGCCTGCGCTTCCGCGGCAGTCCCTATGTCGGCCTCGGCATCTATCTCGCCTATCTGGTGCCGCCGTCGATCCTGTTCATTCCGCTCGCCACCGTCGTGGTACAGTTCGGCCTGTTCGACTCGCCGATGGCGCTGATCCTGGTCTATCCGACCTTCCTGGTGCCGTTCTGCACCTGGCTGCTGATCGGCTATTTCAAGTCGATCCCCTACGAGCTCGAGGAATGCGCGCTGGTCGACGGCGCCACGCGGCTGCAGATCCTGCGCCGGATCACGCTGCCGCTCGCGGTGCCCGGGCTGATCTCGGCCGGCATCTTCTCCTTCACGCTGTCCTGGAACGAGTTCATCTACGCGCTCGCCTTCATCCAGAGCGGCGCCAACAAGACCGTGCCGGTCGCGATCCTGACCGAACTCGTCACCGGCGACGTCTATCAGTGGGGCGCGCTGATGGCCGGTTCGCTGCTCGGCTCGCTGCCGGTCGCGGTGTTCTACTCGCTGTTCGTGGACTATTACGTGTCCTCGCTGACCGGCGCGGTGAAGGAGTAG